The region CACGTTGACGAGGTTGGGCAGCTCGTCGATCGACGAGCGGCGCAGGAACGCGCCGACGTTCGTGATCCGCGAGTCGCCGTCGTCGACCGCGAGGCCGGCGCCCATCCTCTCGGCGCCGGAGACCATCGTGCGCAGCTTGAGGACGTCGAACGGCGCGCCGTCCTTGCCGACGCGGCGCTGGCGGTAGATCGGGTGGCCCTTGGACTCCAGGCGGATCGCCAGCAGCGCGCCGAGGACGATCGGGCTGGTGATCGCGAGGACGGTCGCGGAGACGAGGACGTCGAAGAGGCGGCGCAGGGGCTCGGGCATCGGCGGTTCAGCGGGTCCCTTCCGGGGGCGACCAGCCGGCGGGCGTGCCCTCGCGGAGGTGGTCGTAGAGGCCGAGGGCGATCGAGCCCTGGGTCAGGATGTAGTACTTGGCCAGGAGCACCGGCTTGGCGCGGGTCGGCGCGAAGGCGGCGGCGAGGCCGAGGAGCTGTGCGCGCCGCAGCCACTTCGGCGCGGTGAGTAGTGCGATGACATGCAGCGCCGGGCCGAAGTAGCGCAGCCAGCGGTGGCTGGCGATCATCATGGTGTACTTGGCCGGCCAGCCGCGCGGGTCGAGCAGGCCGCCGTGCAGGACGATCGCCCAGGCGTGGGACATCATGCGGCGCTTGCGCGCGGCCTCGCCCTCGACGTCGGGGACCATGCGCTCGGTGGCATGTGCTTGTGGTTGCTCGACGCAGCGCCAGCCGGCGCGGACGAGCGTGAAGGGGAACTTGAGGTCGTGGCCCATGACGGGGTCGACCTCGACGTAGGCGTCGCGGCGCGTGGCGTAGATCGCGCCGTTGCCGGCGGTCACCGAGTGCAGCGCGGACTCGCGGGCGCGGAGGAACATCTCGTAGCGCCAGTAGACGCCCTCCTGGTTGGTGCCGCCGTCGGGGTTGATGAACGACACGCGGCCGCAGACGTAGCCGATGCGCGTGTCGGTCGCGAACGGCGCGACGAGCTTGCGCAGGGCGTCGTTCTCCCACAGCGCGTTGGCGTCGGAGAACGCGACGACGTCCGCCGTGCTGCGGCGCACGGCGGCGTCCTGCGCGGCGACCTTGCCGCCGCGCGGGAGGTCCAGGACGACGTCGGCGCCGGCGGCGCGCGCGGCGTCCTGGGTCCCGTCGGTGGAGCCGTCGCAGGCGACGACGACCTCGAGCTTGGCGCGCGGGTAGTCGAGCGCGAGCGCGTTGGCGACCTTCGCGGCGATGACGTCGCGCTCGGCGTGGGCGGCGACGATCAGCGCGACGGTCGGGAGGTCGTCGTCGCTCGCGGGGTCCGGCCAGCGCGGGTCGGCGTCGCGCTCGATCGCGGCGAGCGCCGCGCCGTAGCCGACCTGCGCCCACCCGAGCAACCCCGCCGCTGTCCAGAAGATCCCGCGCCTCACGAGCGGTTCAACGTAGCCGAAGCTCGTCGTAGAGCGCGACGTGCTCACGCGCGATCGCGTCCCAGGCGTAGGTCGTGCGCGCGGCCGCGCTCGCCTTGGCCGCCATCGCGGCGCGGGCCTGCGGATCGGCGATCAGCCGCGCCAGCTCGGCGTGGAGTGCCTCGGCGTCGCCGGGTGCGACGAGCGCGGCGGCGCCGGTCGCCGCGACCTCCGGGAAGCCGCCGACGGCGGAGAGCACGAGCGGGCGACCGAGCCCGAGCGCGGCGTAGAGGACGCCGGACTGGTCGATCTCCCGGTAGGGCAGCGCGACGACGTCGGCGCGCTTGAGCACGCCCGCCAGCTCGGCGTCGCTGACGAAGCGCGGGACGAGCCGGACACCCGGCGGCAGCTGCGCCGGCAGCGGCATCCGCGGCATGCCGACGATCCACAGCTCGGCGTCGAGGTCGTGCCAGGCGCGGAGGAGGACGTCGATCCCCTTGTACGGGCGCAGCAGGCCGGTGAGCGCGACGACCGGCTTGTCGGTGTCGGGCAGCTCCGGGGGCAGCACGGCTTGCAGGTTCGCCAGGTGCGTGAACGCCCCGTGCGGGATGACCCGGACGCGCGCGCGGTCGATCCCCAGCTCGTCGGTGAGCCGCCGCGCACCGTGCTCGGAGTGCACGACGACACGATCGACGCGTTCATAGAGGCGTCGCTGCGCCCGCAGCTGCCCGGCACGCGGCTCGCGCGGGAGGACGTCATGGGCGGTCAAGACGGTCGGCACGTTCCTCGGGAGCAGGTGCACATCGACCGGCTGCACCGTCAACCACTGGAAGTGCACGACATCCGCGCGCCTCGCGGCCACCCGCGCATACCCCACCATCTCCGGCCCATGCGCGGCGAGCTTCGCCACCAACCGCACCCTCGACCCCGGCGCCCCCACCACCCGCCGGTAGAACCGCTCCTCGATCCGGACGCCGGGCGCCTCCGGCACCTCGCCATACGCGAACCGCGACGTCACCAACGTCACCTCCACCCCCGCCGCCACCAGCGCAGCACTCAGCGCCCGGTCATACGGCGGGGTGAACGCACTCGGATCGACGACATCGACGCGCACAGCGCGCGCCACGCTACTCGGTGTAGAACACCAGCCGTGGACGTCGAGTTCATCAAGCTGGAGGGCCTCGTCACCATGGACGGGGACGAAGCGTCCGTGCAGTTCCGCCTGCACTACCTGCGCCCCGACGGCCTGTCGATCCTCAACGGCGGCCAGATGGGCTGGGAGCCCGGCTACGTCCCGCGGCCGGACGCGCTCGACCTCGTCGTCGCGACGTTCCTCTCCGACGCCAAGCTCGACCTGGCCAAGGCCGACGAGTGGCTGGACTCAGACGAGCCGCGCGACGGCCTCGTGCTCGTCTACGACGACGAAGCCCGCCGGCGGCTGAGTCCCTAGGCCGCCGCGGCGGCCAGCTCCTGCTCGTCGCGCGCTCGCATCGGCAGGCGGAAGATGAGCAGGAACGCGCCGGCCAGTGGGGCCAGGCAGGCCCAGGCGGTGATCTGGAGGGCCTCGGGCGGCAGGTGGTGCCTGAAGGCCGAGAAGAAGATCGTCCCCAGCACCGCGACGCCGAGCGAGGTCGAGAGCTGCTGGGTCGCCTCGAGCACGCCGGAGGCAGAGCCGACCTCGTCCATGTTGACGCTGCCGAGCACGAAGCCGAACAGCTGGGCGAAGCTCGTGCCCGCCCCCGCGCCGACGAGCAGGAGCCCGGGCACGAGGTCCCAGGTCCCGGCGCTGTCGGCGCCGGTGAGGACCAGCGCGATGACGACGTTGCCGATGGCGATCAGCACGATCCCGATGTGCAGCAGGTGGCGGCCGAGGCGCTCGACCAGCGCGAAGGAGATCGTCATGCCGATCACGATCCCGATGACCATCGGCGTCAGCGTCAGGCCCGCGTGCAGCGGCGACCAGCCCTCGCCGAGCTGCCCGTAGAGCGAGACGCAGAGCAACAACCCTGAGAACGCGCCGAAGAAGAACAGCACGACGGCGATCCCGCTGAGGTAGTCGCGGTTGCGCAGCAGCGAGGGCTCGATCAGCGCGTTCTCCTCGTGGCTGCGCTCATGGCGCATGAAGGCGTACAACAACCCGAGGCCGGCGGCGATCATCGCGAACGTCCACAGCGGCCAGCCGCTCTCCTGGCCCTGGATCAGCGGGTAGATGATGGCCAGCACCGCGAGGCCGACGAGGCCCACGCCGCCGAGGTCGAGCTTCAGCTGCGGGCGATGGGGGCTGTCGGGCAGCGACGGGATCGCGGCCGCCAGCGCGGCGATGCCGATCGGGACGTTGATCAGGAACACCAGGCGCCAGCCGACGTCCAGCCAGTTGGCGTCGATCAGCGCACCGGCGACGATCGGGGCCAGCAGCAGCGGCACGCCGGTCGCCGGGCCGAGGAAGCCCATGGCCCTGTCGAACTCGGACTGGTTGGGGAAGACCTGCTTCAGGAAGCCGAAGCCCTGCGGGATCATCAGCGCGCCGAACGCGCCCTGGAGCGCGCGGCAGGCGATCAGGACCGGCATCGACGGCGCCGCGGCGCAGGCGGCCGAGAACAGCGTGAAGCCGGCGGAACCGATCAGGAAGACGCGGCGGCGGCCGAAGATGTCGCCCAGCCGGGCGCCCGCGATCAGCAGGACGGCGAACGCGAGCGTGTAGCCGGCGGCGATCCACTGCAGCGCCGAGGCGGAGCCGCCGAGGTCCTGGCGGACCGACGGGCCGGCGATGTTGGCGATCGTGGCGTCCATCGCGTCCATCACGTTGGCGGTCATCACGACGGCGAGCACGACCCAGCGCAGGCGGAAGGGCTGGTCGTCGGTGGTTGGGGAGGGAGAGGAGGAGAGGGTCATGGTTGTTGGCTTACCGGTCGTCAAGTAACTGGGAGGACCGCCACCATAGCGGTAATTGACCGGCCGTCAAGTAACCTGTCCGGAGATGGCACGACCACGCGGCAGCCAGGGCATCGAGACGCGCGAGCGGATCCTCGACGTCGCGCAGGAGCTGTTCACACGCCAGGGCTACGACAAGACGTCGCTGCGCGACATCGCCGAGCGGCTGGAGATCACCAAGGCG is a window of Conexibacter woesei Iso977N DNA encoding:
- a CDS encoding sugar transferase, whose translation is MPEPLRRLFDVLVSATVLAITSPIVLGALLAIRLESKGHPIYRQRRVGKDGAPFDVLKLRTMVSGAERMGAGLAVDDGDSRITNVGAFLRRSSIDELPNLVNVLKGEMSIIGPRPTVPVQVEQYTDRQRGRLALKPGITGWAQVNGRASLPWPERIELDLWYAEHRTTRLDIKILWLTARMLVTGHGLYKGETGGWQDPS
- a CDS encoding glycosyltransferase family 4 protein — protein: MRVDVVDPSAFTPPYDRALSAALVAAGVEVTLVTSRFAYGEVPEAPGVRIEERFYRRVVGAPGSRVRLVAKLAAHGPEMVGYARVAARRADVVHFQWLTVQPVDVHLLPRNVPTVLTAHDVLPREPRAGQLRAQRRLYERVDRVVVHSEHGARRLTDELGIDRARVRVIPHGAFTHLANLQAVLPPELPDTDKPVVALTGLLRPYKGIDVLLRAWHDLDAELWIVGMPRMPLPAQLPPGVRLVPRFVSDAELAGVLKRADVVALPYREIDQSGVLYAALGLGRPLVLSAVGGFPEVAATGAAALVAPGDAEALHAELARLIADPQARAAMAAKASAAARTTYAWDAIAREHVALYDELRLR
- a CDS encoding MFS transporter, which codes for MTLSSSPSPTTDDQPFRLRWVVLAVVMTANVMDAMDATIANIAGPSVRQDLGGSASALQWIAAGYTLAFAVLLIAGARLGDIFGRRRVFLIGSAGFTLFSAACAAAPSMPVLIACRALQGAFGALMIPQGFGFLKQVFPNQSEFDRAMGFLGPATGVPLLLAPIVAGALIDANWLDVGWRLVFLINVPIGIAALAAAIPSLPDSPHRPQLKLDLGGVGLVGLAVLAIIYPLIQGQESGWPLWTFAMIAAGLGLLYAFMRHERSHEENALIEPSLLRNRDYLSGIAVVLFFFGAFSGLLLCVSLYGQLGEGWSPLHAGLTLTPMVIGIVIGMTISFALVERLGRHLLHIGIVLIAIGNVVIALVLTGADSAGTWDLVPGLLLVGAGAGTSFAQLFGFVLGSVNMDEVGSASGVLEATQQLSTSLGVAVLGTIFFSAFRHHLPPEALQITAWACLAPLAGAFLLIFRLPMRARDEQELAAAAA
- a CDS encoding glycosyltransferase; protein product: MRRGIFWTAAGLLGWAQVGYGAALAAIERDADPRWPDPASDDDLPTVALIVAAHAERDVIAAKVANALALDYPRAKLEVVVACDGSTDGTQDAARAAGADVVLDLPRGGKVAAQDAAVRRSTADVVAFSDANALWENDALRKLVAPFATDTRIGYVCGRVSFINPDGGTNQEGVYWRYEMFLRARESALHSVTAGNGAIYATRRDAYVEVDPVMGHDLKFPFTLVRAGWRCVEQPQAHATERMVPDVEGEAARKRRMMSHAWAIVLHGGLLDPRGWPAKYTMMIASHRWLRYFGPALHVIALLTAPKWLRRAQLLGLAAAFAPTRAKPVLLAKYYILTQGSIALGLYDHLREGTPAGWSPPEGTR